Genomic DNA from Candidatus Kaiserbacteria bacterium:
TTTCTCAGCTCTGTACTATCTCTTCTTCCGACCTCTCTTTAGAAAAGATGATCATGCCTTTACCGTAGTGGAGCGCGGAGTGCTCATTGGGCTTCTTGCAGGCTACTTCGTACACAACATATTCGTATTCGACAACATCGTCAGTTACATCTTCTATGCCGTGATACTCGCATACATTCATGCGCGAGTGGCACTTCCAAGTTCCGCACTGGTGAAGCGTAAAGTAGATATACGTATTGTTGAACAGGTGGTTGTTCCCGTGGTATGTATCCTTGCGTTTGTAGTCGTGTACTCCGTCAATGTTCCGGGTATTCAGGCATCAAAGGATATTATCAAGGCATTCCAAACACAGGATCCAGAAAAAATGCTCCAGTCGTTTGAAACCGCACTTTCACGAGATTCCTTTGGTACTCAAGAAATTCGTGAGCAAATGACACAGAAAGCACAGGCAGTGCTTTCGGATGAGAAAATACCTGAAGAAATAAGACAAAAATTTAAGACTCGGGTAGAAGAAGAACTTCTCAAGCAGGAAGCAGAAAAGCCAGGCGATGCGCGTGTTGAAGTCTTTATAAGTTCATTTTATCGTGCTACAGGCAATCTCGAAAAAGCAATCGAACACCTCAATACTGCGCGTAAACTTTCTCCAAAAAAACAAATCATTATTTTTGAGCAAGGTTTTGCGTACCTCCAAAAACAAGAGCCACAAAAGGCTATGGAACTCTTTAAAGAGGCATATGATCTCGGTCCACAATTTATGGAGTCACGAGTGATGTATGCAATGGCTGCAACCTATGCGGGGAATATGGCTATCGTCGATGAACTCATTTCGACCGAAGAGCAAAAACAAGCATTCGCAAACAACGACAACGCGCTCCAGGCAATGCACCAGGTGCAGCAGTATGGACGTCTCAAAGAAATGCTTGAAATACGCATTGCGTTGAAGCCTACCGTCTCACAGGAACGTGCAAGTCTTGCATACGTACTCAATGATTTGATGAATGATACCGCAGGCGCGATTGAGGTGCTCAAGAAGGCAGGAGAAGATATTCCTGAATTCAAAGCAGAAGCTGATCAGTACATGCAAAGTATCGTGAGCAAGAATCTCGGCATAAAGGAGACTGCTCCCGTGGCTCCTGTGCCCACAGAATAGTCTTAGAGAGAATGACGCATACATTTTTTAGTGCCCTTCACACTGCTTGATTTCATGCCTTCATGTATACGAACTGATATACCCCTTGCTCCCCACACCACTCTTGGTGTGGGTGGCCCTGCGCAATTTTTTGCTGAGGTGGATTGTGTTGCTGTACTCGAAGAGGTCGTTATATGGGCAAAGAGAGAAGGGCACCCTATTACTCTTTTAGGGTGTGGTTCAAATGTGCTTATCTCTGAAAACGGGATACGAGGATTGGTGATTCGATACGTGGCTTCGGAGATTGCGTATGAGGAACGGGCTGATGTGGTACGGGTGACCGCTGATGCCGGAGTTATCCTCGATGCACTTATTCATGAACTTGTGTTGAAAGATTTGTGGGGGCTTGAAAATCTTTCCGCGATACCAGGTCATGTGGGCGCAGTGCCCGTTCAAAATGTTGGTGCATATGGTGTGGAAGCAAAAGAGATAATTGAATCAGTTTTCGTGTACGACACTTCTTGTGGACAGACACGAACACTCACAAACACAGAATGTGCTTTTGGATATCGTGATTCACTTTTTAAAAAAGCTGAGGGCAGCAAATATATTATTCTTTCAGTCACCTTTACGGTAGTGCATATGCGGGCACCACGACTCACCTATAAAGACCTTACCGAATATTTTGGTACACAGACACAACCTTCGCTCCATGAAATACGTGAAGCAATTATTACGATACGAGGAAAGAAATTACCTGACTGGCATGAGATAGGAACCGCAGGGTCATTTTTTAAAAACCCTATTGTGCCTCTTGCTGTGTATGAGGCGCTTGTCCAGAGATATCCAGAATTACCAGGCTTTCCGCAACAGGATGGTGATGTGAAGGTGTCACTCGGATGGATACTCGATAGGGTGTGTGGACTGAAAGGTTACCGTGAAGGGAAGGTGGGACTCTATGAAAAACAGGCACTCGTGCTTGTGTGTGAGCATGGTGCGACGGCACGTGAGGTGACTGATTTTGTAGCGCGCATCATTGCATTGGTGTATGAAAAAACGAGTATCGTGATTGAACCAGAGGTGCGGATGCTGTGAAAAAATATGTGTATGAAAAATATTTTAAAATATTTTTCATACACAAAACATTTTATACAAAAATAAAATTATAAAAAAATAAAATAAAATTTTTTATTTTATTTTTTTATCCCCACATTTTTTATTTTTTTTCTTGTGCATTTTTTGTAATGACTGATAATTATACATAAGCAAACATTCTCTTTGCACAATGCTCTTTGAAAAGGGAACAATGCGGTCGAAACGTTAATGAGTAAAATTTCAAAAATTTATATCATGCCAGCAAAAAAGAAAGTTGCAAAGAAGGCTGCTAAGAAAGTAGTCAAGAAAGTTGCAAAGAAGGCCGCAAAGAAGGCTACTAAGAAAGTAGTTAAGAAGGTTGCAAAGAAGGTAGCAAAGCGAAAATAATATTTCCGCAAAGCCATCTAAAGCACACAAAACACATTCCTGCATTGGAATGTGTTTTGTTTGTCTCATACGTGTGAAGGCGGTGCCTCTCAAGTAGTTTCATGGTATGCTATGCGGATTCTAACCATATATTATGTCATTTCTAGATACATTCTTCGGACCCACATACGAGAAGGAACTCAAGCAAATAAGCCCTATAATCGAGGCAATCAACGCGATTGAGCCATCACTTACCATACTTTCAGATAGTGAGTTGCTTGCGGCATCCGATGCGCTCCGAAATGAGGTGGTGAACGGTAAATCGCTTGATGATGCACTGCCACAGGCATTCGCACTTGTACGCGAAGCAGCAAAGCGGACACTCGGTCAACGACACTATGATGAGCAACTCATCGGTGGCGTCATTCTGCATCGTGGAAAAATAACCGAGATGCGTACTGGTGAAGGAAAGACACTTGTGGGTACCCTCCCTGCATACCTCAATGCACTCTCAGGAAAAGGTGTGCACGTCATCACCGTGAATGATTATCTTGCACGGCGTGATGGAGTATGGATGGGGCAAGTGTATGCACATCTCGGACTCTCGGTAGGTGTAATCAATCAAACAGGTTCATATCTTTATGACACTACGCACGTAGAGAGTGATGCAACACGTGATAGTCAAGGTGCATATAAAATTGTGTATGATTTTTTGCGACCATGTACCCGTAAAGAAGCGTATGCTGCAGACATCACGTATGGTACCAACAATGAGTACGGATTTGATTACCTTCGCGACAACATTGAATTTGAAATACAAAATTTACGTCAGCGTGAACATGCATACGCTATCATCGATGAAGTGGACTCTATTCTTATTGATGAGGCACGTACACCGCTTATTATTTCTGCACCAGCGCAGGATTCAGAGAATCTGTACAGTATCTTTTCGCAGATTGCGTCACGCCTCAACCCCGAGACTGATTACGTCATTGATGAAAAACTTAAAAGCGCAACACTCACGGATAGTGGTATCGAAGCCGCAGAAAAAATGCTCGGCATTGGTAATATCTACACTGATAAAGGTATTAAGTATGTACACCACCTTGAGACTGCGGTACGTGCTCGTGCGCTCTATATGCGCGATAAGGAGTACGTGGTAAAGGATAATGAAGTCGTCATTGTGGACGAGTTCACCGGCCGTATGCAGCCAGGACGACGATGGTCGGATGGTCTTCATCAGGCAATCGAGGCAAAGGAAGGAGTCACTATTCAGCAAGAGTCACGCACGTACGCGTCCATTACCTTCCAGAACTATTTCCGCATGTATGAAAAACTTTCAGGCATGACGGGAACCGCGCTCACGTCACAAGAAGAGTTTTACTCCGTATACAAACTCGATGTAATTCCAGTCCCCACACACCATCCTATTCAGCGTCTCGATCACAACGACCTTATCTTCCAAACGGAGAAAGGGAAAATTGCTGCTATTATTCGGAAAGTGAAAGAGGTGCATGAAAAGGGACAGCCAATACTCATCGGTACTGCTTCAATCGACAAAAATGAAATGCTCAGTGCCGCACTCACGGAGGCAGGTGTCGTACATGAAATGCTTAATGCCAAAAATCATGAACGTGAAGGCGAGATTATTGCGGATGCGGGAACAAAAGGAAAGGTGACGCTCGCGACCAACATGGCTGGTCGTGGTGTCGACATTAAGCTCGGTGGTACAAAAGCAACAAAGGAGGAGGCTGAGACCATTAAAACCCTTGGCGGACTCTTTGTACTTGGTACTGAGCGTCATGAGGCCCGCCGTATCGATAATCAGTTGCGCGGCCGCGCCGGCCGTCAGGGCGACCCCGGGAGAAACACAGTTTTATGTGTCTATGGATGACTCTCTCATGCGCGTCTTTGCGGGGGAGGCGGTAAAGAATATGATGGGACGCTTTGGTATCCCTGAAGATCAGCCTATTGAAAACGGCGTTATCACACGCTCACTCGAGTCCGCACAAAAGAAAATTGAAGGATTTCATTTTGACTCCCGTAAGCACGTGCTTGCGTATGACAATGTGCTCAACCAGCAACGGGTGATTATCTACGAAAAGCGCCGTAAACTTCTCCTTGGTTCTGCTACCGATGTGCAAGAACTCGCGCAGGAACTTATTGCCTTTATTCCCGAAGTAGAAGAGCAGATTGCGCTTCGTATCAAAGAGTATGGAGAGGAAGCGTGGTATGAAGTGATGCGTAAATTGATGCTTCAGGTCAATGACGTGCTATGGGTAGAACACCTTGAGGTCATGCAACATACACGCTCGAGTGTGGGGCTTCGTGCATACGGACAGCAAGATCCACTCATTGAGTACCGTAAAGAGGGCTTACGGCTCTTTAGAGAGATGCAGGAGGCTTCATTCCATCGCGTGGCAGAATTAGTCCCTACGGTGCGTACCGAGGCGGTAGAGCGTGAAGAGGAGGCGCTTAAGAAGGCTCAGGCACGCATTGCCCTCGGAGGAGGGAGTAGTGAGGTGGCGCGCGTGGCCGAGGAGATTGCGCATACACCTGTTGTGAGCGGAGCAAAAATTGGACGTAATGAATTTGTGACTATCACCAATGGCACCGATACCGAGACACTGAAGTTTAAGAAAGCAGAACCGCTTCTAGCGAGTGGGGAATGGAAAGTGGTAGAAAAGTAGAAAGCCCTTCACTAATATGGTCGACTTACGATGTCGGCCATAAACCCGCAAGGCGTCGCCTTGAGGGTTTTCCTATTTTCACTACGTGATACACTTCACGTATATGCATTTTTTAATTCGTCTTGCTATCACCACGTCAGCGTTTCTTATTGTCTCGTATGTGGTACCCGGTATCACGGTCTCGGGATGGATTCCTGCGGTCATTGTGGCACTCTTTCTTATCATTCTTAATACCATCGTTCGTCCGATACTCATTGTGCTTACACTGCCGATTACCATCCTCACCCTCGGACTCTTTCTTCTTGTTATCAATGCGAGCATCCTCTTTTTCGTTGCATCGTTTGTAGAAGGCGTGCAGATTCAAAATTTTTGGAGCGCTCTGCTCGGTTCCATCCTCATCAGTATTATTAGCACCTTCGCGAATAGGAAATAGCGGAAAATCAAAATCATTGCTTGCAATGGGGGTGATTTTGTGTTCTTATGGCAGGTACTATGTTTATAGATGAACTTACCATAACAGCAAAAGCAGGGCGTGGTGGCGACGGGGTCGTGCGCTGGCGCCGTGAGAAATCAGTTCCCGAGGGAGGGCCTGCAGGAGGTAACGGCGGAAAAGGTGGCGATGTATACATGCGCGCTGTCCGCGATTTGAGCCTCCTTTCTAAATACACGGGTTCAAAGGAGTTTGATGCACAGCCAGGAAACCCTGGTGAAAAGCGCAGTAAGTATGGCTTCAACGGGGAGGATTTATATATTGATGTGCCTGTGGGGGCCACAGTGACCGAAATAGAGCGTGAACGCGTCTATACCTTTACCCATGAAGGGGAAGTGCACAAGGTTCTTAAAGGAGGCCGTGGAGGCCTTGGGAACGAATACTTTAAGTCTGCTACCAATCGTGCGCCCGAAGAATCTACGCTTGGCAAACGAGGTGAGTCGGGCACTTTTACCATCATACTCTCACTCATTGTCGACATTGGCTTTGTAGGCTTCCCCAATGCAGGGAAGACCACGATGCTGAACGCCCTCACCAACACCAAGGCAAAGGTCGGCTCATACCCGTTCACCACTGTCGAGCCACACTTGGGAGAACTATACGGATTCATTCTTGCTGATATTCCCGGGCTCATCGAAGGAGCGTCTGAAGGGAAGGGTTTAGGACACAAATTCCTTAAACATATTGAGCGTACCAAAATGATTCTTCACTGCGTTTCACTTGAAAATGAAGACCCTCTCGCGATGTACAAAGCAATTCGCAGTGAACTTGAAAAGTTTGACCCGGAGTTACTCAAGAAGGAAGAATGGGTACTCCTCACCAAGACAGACGCACTCGATGAAAAGCATTGTGCAAAGGTGGTAGAGCAGTTCCGAAAAGAAGGCATAACGCACGTGTACCCCGTTTCTGGAATCCTCATGGATGGTGTAAAGACATTGAGTGATGAACTTATTGCACACCTTCGACAGAAAAATACGCCTTTGGAAACTGTGTAGAAACGTACTAATTACATTTATTTCTACTAAAATTCCCCTATCTCGTGATTGAGAGGGGGAATTTTATATATTTATAATGTATCTTAAAAACACGAAACATAAATATGTCAAGTGTATGTAGTGTTAAAATATGTTGTATTTAATAGGTTATTGAGCACATACAAAACTAGTGATATTTTTTTTAAAAACATTATACAATTGATTTTACAAAAATGAGTTTCGTGTCTTTATTTAAATCAAAAGCACACGAATAGGGTCATACATATTCATAAATTGTCCGCCTCAGTCATCATATGAGTGAGTGGGGAAACCTTAAAACTGAGTACTTGTCGATATGTGCTCCTTTAGGTACTATATGGTGTTATGAAAACGTACACACCAACCATTGGACTTGAAGTTCATGCCGAACTCAAGACCGAAACAAAGATGTTTTGTGATTCCAAAAATGATCCGCATTACGCAGAGCCGAATGCACACATTTGTCCTATCTGTATGGGGCACCCGGGAACACTTCCTGTTATCAATATGACTGCGGTCGAGTATGTACTTAAAGTGGGTGTAGCACTCCAGTCCGAACTCGCCACGTACACTGAGTTTGATAGAAAGAATTATTTTTACCCCGACATCCCTAAAGGGTATCAGATTAGTCAGTACCTCTACCCACTCGTGAAAGGTGGGACGCTTAATGGAGTTGCTATTACCCGTGTGCATCTTGAGGAAGATACTGCTCGTTCACTGCATGACCAAGGGTCGGGAAGTATTATTGACTACAATCGTGCGGGAGTACCACTTATGGAATTGGTGACTGAGCCAGTCATTCATGATGCAAAAACTGCAGGCGACTTTGCTCGCGAACTGCAACTCCTTTTGCGCACACTCGGCGTATCAGACGCAAACATGGAAAAAGGGGAAATGCGCGTTGAGGCCAATATCTCAGTGAGCGACTCAGAAACATTTGGTACTAAAGTTGAAGTGAAGAACCTCAATTCCTTTAAGTCAGTAGAAGGGGCAATTGCATTTGAAATAAAGCGTCAGATAGATGCACTCGAGCGTGGAGAAAAGCTCATACAAGAAACACGTGGCTGGGACGAGGCAAAGGGGAAGACATTTTCACAGCGTGTAAAAGAATCTGCAAATGACTACCGCTATTTCCCAGACCCAGACCTACCAAAACTTGATTTAACAAAGTCTGAGCGTCTCTCACTATCTCGCATAGAAGAGCATATGCCAGTATTACCATCAGAAAAGCGCTTAAAATATAAGAATCTTGGCCTAACGATAGAACAAACTGAGATAATAATCGCTCAATCTTCGACAGATTGTTTCTTTTTGCGTGTAGTCGAGTGTGCACAGAATGATGCAGAGGTATCCCGTCTTGCCGCAAACTATTTGATTACTGATTTACTCCCTCGCATTGAGTCCGATGACGTACTCGCATCTGCGCATGCGGACTATTTTATGTCTCTCATGCAAATGCTTATGGACGGTAAAATCACATCACGTGTAGCCAAGGACATATTGCTTTGCGTCGTTATTGAAGGGAATGAACCTGTGGCACTTGCTACCACTCGTGGGCTTTTGCAAAACAACTCTGAGGAGGGGCTAACAGACGTGATAACCACGGTAATAGAAGCAAACCCATCGGTAGTTGCTGATTATAAGTCTGGAAAGGAAGCATCAGTGCAGTTCTTGGTAGGACAAGGTATGAAATTATCTAAAGGGGCTGCAAACCCAAAGGTGCTTCTAGAACTCTTTAAAAAACATCTCTCATAGTCACAACTCGCGTGGGCGATATACACGGCTACCTGCTATGCAAGTAGCCGTGTATGCGTGTATACTAATTTGTATATGGAAGTCCTCGTTCTTGATGGCAAGAGTTATGTTAAGGCATCAAAGGCTGCTAAGGAACTTGGCTATGCCACCGACTACGTAGGGCAGTTGTGTCGCGGTGGACAAGTGGATGCACACCTCATCGGTCGCACCTGGTATGTCAATCAAGAGCATCTCAGTACACACAAGGTAGAGAAGAAACGCACTTCAAAAGCAAAGGCACGTGAGTACGCAAAGCGAACCATTGAAGAGCATCGAAAACACAATGCCGAAACTACGAATCACTATACAAATATAGCGATTCGGTACGAGCATGATGATGAGTCTCTACTACCCGAGACCAAAAAAATCCCTGTTGCAAGTGCTCCCGTACAGCGTTCCCTACGTGAGGTAGAAAAGTCTGATGATCTCAGTTTTGAAAACAAAGGCAAGACGGTGAGTATGTCCGGGACACTCAATGTGATAGATGTGACCGACGGTCCTACTGATGAAGACACCGTAGTACTTCATCCATCACGTATCCGGCCTTCAGTTTCAGAAAATGATGAGTCAGAAATGAGAAATAAAAAGTTAGAGCAGAAAGTACTCCCTCGTGTGGTAATAGCACCGATAATCGAGCGTAAGACATTTACAGAGAAACTTTTAGAATCGAATGTATCTGTTGATCCAGCAAAGGTCGCTCCGGCTACTGCAGAGGCTACACAGAATGTACCCCTAGAAAGCAAAGTATCTCGAGTAGAAGAGCAACGTCCACAGATATCAGTACTCGCCTGTGTCGCTATTGTGCTCGTGGTACTCCTTACATCACTCGCCACATTGCCACTCGGGAAGCGTATGACATACACGCCTCTTGACGGAGGCATCATAGGGACGGAAGTGTCATATACATTCTCTATCAGTACAGCAATTTCGATAATATCAAGTAAAATATAGGTATCTCGGATACGCAAGGTCTTTATATTTTTTACATAGTTTTGTAGTAATTCTGTGTACTCTGCAGGATTATTTTTTTGTGTCCTGAGTTAAAAAAATATTCTGTATTGCATGCACTCTCAGTCTTTTAATCATAATCAGTATTGCTGAGCATTTCTTCATTGTCTGCTCTAGGTTTTGTATTTGTTTTTTAATTTTTTAAGACAGATTTCATTGCGTATCTTTTGTTCAAGAGTTTCTGAATTTCTAGGGAAGTTTTTTGCATGTACAGTCCAGAATAGTACGCATAAAAAAACTTTTGAAATGTTGTAAAAATTTTCCATCTCCATCATATTTTCATGCCGAGTTATACCCACATACATCATTCTAAATGAAGTGAAAAACCTATAGAATATATGTACATTTAGTTTTTTATACATGTCGAGTGTACTCATCATTGACGGAAAAGAATTTGTTCCTGCACTTGCTGCAGGAAAGCATTTTGGGTACACAAAAGATTACCTCTTGATGCTCATCAAGCAGGGTCACATTGAGGGTCAAAAAATAGGGAACAAGTGGTACGTAAACATTCCTTCGGCGGAGCGTCACTTCCGCGTTACCAAGGCGAAGCGTGAAGTTCGCAAGAAGCAGGTGAGTCAAGAGCGCAAGGCAGAGTTGCGAGAGTACACAAAAACTCAAAAGCCAGCACAAAAAGTTTCTCCCCGTCGTGCACCATTTGCACTCGGAGTTCTCGCCGTTGTGGTGATTGCATTTTCAATGAGCGTTGCACGAATCTCTGGGATGCCACAACAACAAGCGGCGGTGAGCGAAGCCGCGGGCTTTTTTGAAAGCATTGCGCGCGCTGTGTATGACCTGGTGATGCCATCCCGCACAGAGGTGGTGAAGGTGGCACTTCCTGCGACAACCTCCGTACCCATGGAAGAAAGCGCCATAAGTGCACGTGTGGGTACGACGACATACTCCTCGCTTATTGTTGCTCCCGATGAACTTTTTACTGCAACGACCATCGAGTCAATTCAAGATTCATTTTCAGACCCCGTCACCGTAGCAGTCGACCCCGAGAATCCAAACACCGGCATCATCACCCCTGTTTTCAAGGATGGTAAGCAAGGAGAGGATTACCGCTTCCTTATGGTCCCTGTTGAGAGAAATAGAAACGG
This window encodes:
- the gatB gene encoding Asp-tRNA(Asn)/Glu-tRNA(Gln) amidotransferase subunit GatB, whose protein sequence is MKTYTPTIGLEVHAELKTETKMFCDSKNDPHYAEPNAHICPICMGHPGTLPVINMTAVEYVLKVGVALQSELATYTEFDRKNYFYPDIPKGYQISQYLYPLVKGGTLNGVAITRVHLEEDTARSLHDQGSGSIIDYNRAGVPLMELVTEPVIHDAKTAGDFARELQLLLRTLGVSDANMEKGEMRVEANISVSDSETFGTKVEVKNLNSFKSVEGAIAFEIKRQIDALERGEKLIQETRGWDEAKGKTFSQRVKESANDYRYFPDPDLPKLDLTKSERLSLSRIEEHMPVLPSEKRLKYKNLGLTIEQTEIIIAQSSTDCFFLRVVECAQNDAEVSRLAANYLITDLLPRIESDDVLASAHADYFMSLMQMLMDGKITSRVAKDILLCVVIEGNEPVALATTRGLLQNNSEEGLTDVITTVIEANPSVVADYKSGKEASVQFLVGQGMKLSKGAANPKVLLELFKKHLS
- the obgE gene encoding GTPase ObgE is translated as MFIDELTITAKAGRGGDGVVRWRREKSVPEGGPAGGNGGKGGDVYMRAVRDLSLLSKYTGSKEFDAQPGNPGEKRSKYGFNGEDLYIDVPVGATVTEIERERVYTFTHEGEVHKVLKGGRGGLGNEYFKSATNRAPEESTLGKRGESGTFTIILSLIVDIGFVGFPNAGKTTMLNALTNTKAKVGSYPFTTVEPHLGELYGFILADIPGLIEGASEGKGLGHKFLKHIERTKMILHCVSLENEDPLAMYKAIRSELEKFDPELLKKEEWVLLTKTDALDEKHCAKVVEQFRKEGITHVYPVSGILMDGVKTLSDELIAHLRQKNTPLETV
- a CDS encoding phage holin family protein — its product is MHFLIRLAITTSAFLIVSYVVPGITVSGWIPAVIVALFLIILNTIVRPILIVLTLPITILTLGLFLLVINASILFFVASFVEGVQIQNFWSALLGSILISIISTFANRK
- the murB gene encoding UDP-N-acetylmuramate dehydrogenase, yielding MPSCIRTDIPLAPHTTLGVGGPAQFFAEVDCVAVLEEVVIWAKREGHPITLLGCGSNVLISENGIRGLVIRYVASEIAYEERADVVRVTADAGVILDALIHELVLKDLWGLENLSAIPGHVGAVPVQNVGAYGVEAKEIIESVFVYDTSCGQTRTLTNTECAFGYRDSLFKKAEGSKYIILSVTFTVVHMRAPRLTYKDLTEYFGTQTQPSLHEIREAIITIRGKKLPDWHEIGTAGSFFKNPIVPLAVYEALVQRYPELPGFPQQDGDVKVSLGWILDRVCGLKGYREGKVGLYEKQALVLVCEHGATAREVTDFVARIIALVYEKTSIVIEPEVRML
- a CDS encoding O-antigen ligase family protein; its protein translation is MKDITKGLVYAGIFAIPAIVLIISNTMFFPFITGKNFTFRIIVEIIFAGWVILALYEPLYRPKFSWILGSFSALLVVMFFANLFGESPQSSFWSNYERMEGYVTLVHTFLYMLIAGTVLTTEKVWDRFFMTTIGVAVVLSLYAFAQLSGNITINQGGVRLDGTLGNSAYMAIYMLFHIFITFFMLFRAKSKGARIVYGGLAVLFIYLLIQTATRGTILGLVGGSFIMATYIALFAREYPMFRKIATGGIVAIIAIVAIFITFKESSFIQGNPYLQRIATISLAEGGNRFNIWSMAFEGVKERPILGWGQGNYNYVFNEYYRPELHGGEAWFDRVHNIVMDWLIAGGVLGLIAYLSVLFSALYYLFFRPLFRKDDHAFTVVERGVLIGLLAGYFVHNIFVFDNIVSYIFYAVILAYIHARVALPSSALVKRKVDIRIVEQVVVPVVCILAFVVVYSVNVPGIQASKDIIKAFQTQDPEKMLQSFETALSRDSFGTQEIREQMTQKAQAVLSDEKIPEEIRQKFKTRVEEELLKQEAEKPGDARVEVFISSFYRATGNLEKAIEHLNTARKLSPKKQIIIFEQGFAYLQKQEPQKAMELFKEAYDLGPQFMESRVMYAMAATYAGNMAIVDELISTEEQKQAFANNDNALQAMHQVQQYGRLKEMLEIRIALKPTVSQERASLAYVLNDLMNDTAGAIEVLKKAGEDIPEFKAEADQYMQSIVSKNLGIKETAPVAPVPTE